A genomic region of uncultured Roseibium sp. contains the following coding sequences:
- a CDS encoding UbiA family prenyltransferase: MTGTPERDASLLARLWIYQGERFPLIQTVPLLGAFSAASVTASARLAGRPLPDLATYLAAFLIVMVFFWQMRALDEVKDAEIDRRYRPERPIPRGLVSLRLILWLAAVAAIPAAAAAYALSPGVLILVLVAWAWLALMGVEFFVPEFLKKSPALYLISHMAIMPLIDLVLTGCEWVPAGSVPEGIWTFLLMSFCNGCVVEFGRKIWAPEQEREGVETYSSSWGIPRSLTALAAMTGLAFLSLVICGYYLDRPLLTTVCGLVFLLPFLFVLAGFWKTPDGKRQKRLETLSGIWVLACYLIAAFTPVLGGQS; encoded by the coding sequence GTGACAGGCACGCCGGAACGGGACGCGTCCCTTCTGGCGCGGTTGTGGATCTACCAGGGAGAACGGTTTCCCCTGATCCAGACGGTTCCGCTCCTGGGAGCTTTTTCCGCGGCATCGGTCACGGCGTCCGCCCGATTGGCCGGGCGGCCGCTGCCGGACCTCGCCACCTACCTGGCCGCCTTTCTGATCGTCATGGTGTTTTTCTGGCAGATGCGGGCGCTGGACGAGGTCAAGGACGCGGAGATCGACCGGCGCTACCGGCCGGAGCGGCCGATACCGCGCGGCCTGGTTTCGTTGAGGCTGATCCTCTGGCTCGCCGCGGTGGCGGCAATACCGGCGGCTGCCGCCGCCTACGCGCTTTCCCCGGGCGTGTTGATCCTGGTGCTTGTCGCCTGGGCGTGGCTGGCCCTGATGGGGGTCGAGTTCTTCGTCCCGGAATTCCTGAAGAAAAGCCCGGCGCTCTACCTGATTTCGCACATGGCGATCATGCCGCTGATCGATCTTGTCCTGACCGGGTGCGAATGGGTGCCCGCAGGCTCCGTACCGGAGGGTATCTGGACCTTCCTGCTGATGAGTTTCTGCAATGGCTGCGTCGTCGAGTTCGGCCGCAAGATCTGGGCGCCGGAGCAGGAGCGCGAAGGGGTGGAGACCTACAGTTCATCCTGGGGGATCCCGCGGTCTCTCACGGCCCTGGCGGCGATGACCGGGCTGGCCTTTCTGTCGTTGGTCATTTGCGGCTACTATCTTGACCGGCCGTTGCTGACGACGGTCTGCGGGCTGGTGTTTCTGCTGCCTTTCCTGTTCGTTCTGGCCGGTTTCTGGAAGACACCAGACGGAAAGCGGCAGAAACGGCTGGAGACCCTTTCCGGGATCTGGGTGCTGGCCTGCTATCTGATCGCCGCGTTCACACCGGTTCTCGGGGGGCAATCGTGA
- a CDS encoding PEP/pyruvate-binding domain-containing protein has product MTALVNDKDARTKSPQAIGGKALALAELVEAGFKVPPFFVIPSGVFQDGRLPEDRRSAIDEACRALAGARFAVRSSGAAEDGVAESHAGQFLSRLDIAAGEVPATAEEVFASGLADGVTAYREARGIADVNMPSVIVQEMVDARAAGVAFAADPVTGRRDQVLVTATEGLGDALVSGEVSGEIWRFSCPRLEPLERPGDKSALSEDEAREIARLCLSVSELKVAPQDIEWAFAKETQEPYLLQARPITTRLLPAGAAEERLLVFDNSNIVESYPGMVSPLTYSFAVAAYARVYRSFLQLIGTQPGVIKTHAPELDNMLARLDGRMYYNLGNWYRLLSLLPFFSSNREHMETMMGVSEPLPDEVMAGISPATGLVSGVKMVARLVLAALRLNVTKSRFMNRVTATVPPRKEWTSLTRLPLSALAVEYRRVEAALLDDWDAPIVNDFLCMMAFGGSRALLLRWAGEPGLALHNDVMIGQGDIVSAEPARLIRQMGERVRATPGAAETLASGDGDAIFALPGIGPLLKAYLEKFGDRRIGELKLEEPALDEAPLPLFRAVTAAASRSGAEPERTEPDVELERLFKGRPARRLLARWALGYAKARVRDRENLRFERTRIFGYARRVFLAMGACLTATGHLEQPEDVFFLTLDELLAAGEGSALNAGLTDLVALRRKAQENAARLPDPPERILIRGSVLDTAGRLALAAGSGEAGVSEDDRQRKGTACGGGLVRGTARVIHDPAEEQVQPGEILVARHTDPGWISHFANAAAVIGERGSVLSHSAIVSRELGIPCVVAVPGACDWIKTGDQLEVDGSAGWVTKTS; this is encoded by the coding sequence GTGACCGCACTCGTCAATGACAAAGACGCCCGCACAAAGTCGCCGCAGGCGATTGGCGGCAAGGCGCTGGCGCTCGCCGAGCTTGTGGAAGCCGGCTTCAAAGTGCCGCCCTTCTTCGTGATCCCGTCGGGTGTTTTTCAGGATGGCCGTCTGCCGGAAGACCGGCGGTCGGCGATTGATGAAGCCTGCAGGGCGCTGGCGGGCGCGCGATTTGCGGTCCGTTCCTCCGGGGCCGCCGAAGACGGTGTTGCAGAGTCCCATGCCGGACAGTTCCTGTCGCGCCTCGATATTGCCGCAGGAGAAGTCCCGGCAACGGCCGAGGAGGTGTTCGCATCCGGGCTCGCTGACGGCGTGACGGCTTACCGCGAAGCGCGCGGGATTGCCGATGTGAACATGCCGTCGGTGATCGTGCAGGAGATGGTGGATGCCAGGGCTGCCGGTGTGGCATTCGCGGCCGATCCGGTAACCGGCCGGCGTGACCAGGTGCTTGTAACCGCCACCGAAGGCCTCGGCGATGCGCTGGTTTCGGGTGAAGTCAGCGGCGAAATCTGGCGGTTTTCGTGTCCACGGCTGGAACCCCTTGAGCGGCCTGGTGACAAAAGCGCGCTTTCGGAGGACGAGGCACGCGAGATCGCCCGGCTGTGCCTGTCGGTGAGCGAGTTGAAAGTGGCACCGCAGGACATTGAATGGGCTTTCGCAAAGGAAACGCAGGAGCCGTATCTCTTGCAGGCGCGGCCGATCACGACGCGCCTCCTGCCGGCCGGCGCGGCCGAAGAGCGCCTGCTTGTCTTCGACAATTCCAACATCGTCGAGAGCTATCCGGGGATGGTGTCGCCACTGACCTACAGCTTCGCGGTTGCGGCCTATGCGCGGGTGTACAGGTCCTTCCTGCAACTGATCGGAACACAGCCCGGCGTGATCAAGACGCATGCCCCGGAACTCGACAACATGCTCGCCCGCCTCGACGGGCGCATGTACTACAATCTGGGCAACTGGTACCGCCTGTTGTCGCTCCTGCCGTTCTTTTCCAGCAACCGGGAACACATGGAGACCATGATGGGGGTCTCCGAGCCGTTGCCGGACGAAGTCATGGCCGGGATTTCGCCCGCAACGGGCCTCGTGTCCGGGGTGAAGATGGTCGCAAGGCTTGTGCTTGCCGCCCTTCGCCTGAATGTAACGAAATCGCGCTTCATGAACCGGGTCACCGCAACCGTTCCGCCGCGAAAGGAGTGGACGTCGCTTACGCGGCTGCCGCTCTCTGCCCTCGCCGTGGAATACCGGAGGGTTGAAGCGGCTCTCCTGGACGATTGGGATGCGCCCATCGTCAATGATTTCCTCTGCATGATGGCTTTCGGCGGATCCCGCGCGCTCCTGCTCCGTTGGGCGGGCGAGCCGGGTCTCGCGCTGCACAACGATGTGATGATCGGCCAGGGGGATATCGTGTCCGCCGAACCGGCCCGCCTCATCCGGCAGATGGGCGAGCGCGTTCGGGCAACGCCCGGCGCCGCCGAAACGCTGGCATCTGGTGACGGGGATGCGATCTTCGCACTTCCCGGGATCGGACCGCTTCTGAAGGCCTATCTGGAAAAGTTCGGCGACCGGCGCATCGGCGAGCTGAAACTCGAGGAACCGGCGCTCGATGAAGCGCCCCTGCCCCTCTTCCGCGCCGTGACGGCGGCCGCGTCCCGGTCCGGGGCCGAACCGGAACGGACGGAACCGGATGTCGAGCTTGAGCGCCTGTTCAAGGGCCGTCCCGCAAGGCGCCTACTGGCACGGTGGGCGCTCGGCTACGCCAAGGCGCGGGTCAGGGATCGTGAGAATCTGCGCTTCGAGAGAACACGGATTTTCGGCTACGCGCGCCGGGTCTTCCTTGCCATGGGGGCGTGCCTAACGGCAACAGGACATCTCGAGCAGCCGGAGGATGTCTTTTTCCTGACGCTGGATGAACTGCTGGCTGCCGGCGAGGGGTCTGCCTTGAACGCGGGGCTCACGGATCTCGTGGCACTGAGGCGGAAGGCGCAGGAAAATGCGGCGCGCCTGCCGGATCCGCCCGAGCGGATTCTGATACGCGGATCGGTGCTTGACACCGCGGGCAGGTTGGCGCTGGCGGCCGGATCCGGCGAGGCCGGAGTTTCAGAGGATGACCGGCAGCGCAAGGGCACGGCTTGCGGTGGCGGCCTCGTCCGGGGAACGGCGCGGGTGATCCACGATCCGGCGGAAGAGCAGGTTCAACCCGGCGAAATTCTCGTTGCCCGACATACAGACCCGGGCTGGATTTCCCACTTCGCCAATGCGGCTGCCGTGATTGGAGAGCGCGGCAGCGTGTTGTCCCATTCCGCGATCGTTTCGCGGGAACTCGGCATTCCCTGCGTGGTCGCGGTCCCGGGGGCTTGCGACTGGATAAAAACCGGAGATCAGCTTGAAGTGGACGGCTCCGCAGGTTGGGTGACAAAGACCTCATGA
- a CDS encoding DUF3419 family protein, translating to MTASIDQRASFEAVRYAQAWEDADVLLGAFHKRPGQRFLSICAAGDNVLALLLLDPREVVAADLSDAQIACLRLRMAAVRVLPHDAFLELFGARPSSRRVALLNEVLVACDPDTRAFWQALEPQVAEFGAGNVGKFENYFRLFRRYVLPLIHSRATVESVFEKRDRAARVRFFEERWNNRRWNLCTSLFFSRTVMGWLGRDPAFFDHVEGSAGAHVRNKVRFAAVDQDPNENPYMRTVLTGRSAAVLPTAWREETFQAIADRVDRISVVKGPVQRAAEGPFDGFNLSDIFEYMSVDETAQIYAELFAQAAPGARFIYWNMMAPRSAPPSLAGSIARLSGLEAELKQIDKAFFYADLIVEEKTP from the coding sequence ATGACCGCATCGATTGATCAGCGCGCCAGTTTCGAGGCGGTCCGGTATGCCCAGGCCTGGGAAGACGCCGATGTTCTGCTGGGAGCCTTCCACAAACGGCCGGGGCAACGCTTCCTGTCGATTTGCGCGGCGGGCGACAACGTGCTGGCGCTTCTGCTTCTCGATCCGCGGGAAGTCGTTGCTGCGGACCTGTCCGACGCCCAGATCGCCTGCCTGCGCCTGCGCATGGCGGCCGTCCGCGTTCTGCCGCACGATGCGTTCCTTGAGCTGTTCGGCGCGCGTCCGTCTTCCCGCAGGGTTGCGTTGCTCAACGAGGTCCTTGTTGCCTGTGATCCGGATACCAGGGCATTCTGGCAGGCGCTGGAACCGCAGGTCGCGGAATTCGGTGCCGGCAACGTCGGCAAGTTCGAGAACTATTTCCGTCTCTTCCGCCGCTATGTCCTGCCGCTGATCCACTCACGGGCAACCGTAGAGAGCGTCTTCGAAAAACGCGACAGGGCCGCACGGGTCCGGTTTTTCGAGGAGCGCTGGAACAACCGCCGCTGGAACCTGTGCACCAGCCTGTTCTTTTCCAGGACCGTCATGGGGTGGCTCGGCCGGGATCCGGCTTTCTTCGATCATGTGGAAGGCAGTGCCGGGGCGCATGTCCGGAACAAGGTCCGCTTCGCCGCGGTCGACCAGGACCCGAACGAAAACCCCTATATGCGCACGGTTCTGACCGGCCGCAGCGCCGCTGTCCTGCCGACGGCCTGGCGGGAAGAAACCTTTCAGGCGATCGCCGATCGCGTCGACCGGATATCGGTGGTGAAAGGACCCGTTCAGCGCGCCGCCGAGGGTCCGTTCGACGGCTTCAATCTTTCGGACATCTTTGAATACATGTCCGTGGACGAGACAGCGCAGATTTATGCCGAGCTGTTCGCGCAGGCGGCTCCCGGCGCACGGTTTATCTATTGGAACATGATGGCGCCGCGCTCCGCGCCGCCGTCTCTGGCCGGCAGCATCGCAAGACTTTCCGGTCTGGAAGCGGAGCTCAAGCAGATCGACAAGGCCTTCTTTTATGCCGACCTGATTGTCGAGGAGAAGACGCCTTGA
- a CDS encoding AMP-binding protein produces the protein MNLINDFLREAERHPERTAIIDRSGTAISYADLESKSARLAAAFAAKGIGKGDRVLVGTFPGIGLYAGLAALWRLGAVAVFPEPAMGLAGFRHAASAARPAALMANWKIGLLARLLPETRRIPLRLSPEAEGPASLDHCEALEPPEPALISFTSGSTGLPKAIERSHGLMRAQHVALGPVIAPGEGVEIDIVAFPAFVLTCIGHGGTAVMPNWNLRRHDRTPPDAVSRLAEETGATRLLVPPVVVERLLRTRLPKTVKRVMTGGGPLYPDIARRFLDANPGKGLTVVYGSTEAEPVSHIHLEELSDADWDAAASGKGLPVGTPVDEVSLKFADDEILVAGPHVNRGYLDPSRDRETKLIEGGTVWHRTGDAGRLDGRGRLWLLGRHSALNADHSAFSIETAARLWPGVSGAAFAVDPTGAPVLFLAGDVRHREEWRDRVAKLGEIDLQIVSEIPMDRRHRSKPDTAKLLAEFRRCRETG, from the coding sequence GTGAATCTCATCAACGACTTTCTGCGTGAAGCGGAGCGCCATCCGGAGCGCACCGCGATCATCGACAGGTCGGGTACCGCGATCAGCTACGCAGACCTTGAAAGCAAGTCCGCGCGCCTTGCGGCGGCCTTTGCCGCAAAGGGTATCGGCAAGGGAGACAGGGTCCTCGTCGGAACCTTCCCGGGCATTGGTCTTTATGCAGGTCTCGCCGCGCTCTGGCGGCTCGGCGCGGTCGCGGTCTTTCCGGAACCGGCAATGGGTCTCGCCGGGTTCCGCCACGCGGCAAGCGCTGCGCGACCGGCGGCGCTGATGGCGAACTGGAAAATCGGGCTGCTTGCACGTCTCCTGCCGGAGACCCGGCGCATTCCGCTGCGACTGTCCCCCGAGGCGGAGGGGCCCGCTTCCCTGGATCATTGCGAAGCGCTCGAGCCACCGGAGCCGGCACTGATTTCCTTCACCAGCGGCAGCACGGGCCTGCCCAAGGCCATCGAGCGCTCCCACGGCCTCATGCGTGCCCAGCACGTGGCGCTGGGACCCGTCATAGCCCCCGGTGAAGGCGTCGAGATCGACATTGTCGCCTTTCCGGCCTTTGTCCTGACTTGTATCGGGCATGGCGGCACGGCGGTGATGCCCAACTGGAACCTGCGCCGTCACGACAGAACGCCTCCGGACGCAGTCTCCCGGTTGGCCGAAGAAACCGGGGCGACACGGCTCCTGGTTCCGCCCGTCGTCGTCGAGCGCCTGCTCCGGACCCGGCTGCCAAAAACCGTCAAAAGGGTCATGACCGGGGGCGGGCCGCTCTATCCGGATATCGCGCGCCGGTTTCTCGACGCTAATCCCGGCAAGGGCCTGACGGTGGTCTACGGATCGACGGAGGCGGAACCCGTTTCCCACATTCATCTGGAAGAATTGAGCGATGCCGACTGGGACGCCGCGGCGTCCGGAAAGGGGCTGCCGGTCGGAACACCTGTCGACGAGGTGTCGCTGAAATTCGCCGACGACGAGATCCTGGTTGCCGGCCCGCATGTCAATCGCGGCTATCTCGACCCAAGCCGTGACCGGGAAACCAAACTGATCGAGGGCGGCACGGTCTGGCACCGCACCGGCGATGCCGGCCGCCTGGACGGGCGCGGCCGCCTCTGGTTGCTCGGACGGCACAGCGCCTTGAACGCGGACCATTCCGCCTTCTCGATCGAAACCGCCGCGCGCCTCTGGCCGGGTGTTTCCGGGGCAGCCTTTGCCGTCGATCCGACCGGAGCGCCGGTCCTGTTTCTGGCCGGGGATGTGCGGCACCGGGAAGAGTGGCGCGACCGCGTTGCCAAGCTCGGGGAGATCGACTTGCAGATCGTAAGCGAAATCCCAATGGATCGCCGGCACCGGTCCAAGCCGGATACGGCGAAATTGCTGGCGGAGTTCCGGCGCTGCCGGGAAACGGGCTAA
- a CDS encoding DUF5996 family protein — translation MITLPPLPYADWSDTKDTLHLFLQIIGKIRLKAHPKLNHWWHVTLYPHARGLTTGHIPYEDSGFDILYDMFDHEIIVSRNDGRQSSFSVPGLNVSQFYETLFSHLSDLGISVAIVAVPYDNKSKTPFREDHAPRAYDTAAVSAFWKALCAISSVFEDYRSRFVGKQTPVQLYWHSFDLVVTRFSGRAHPLEGGTQSDREAYSHEVISIGFWPGDDSFPEPAFYGYAYPEPETMNEAPLRPASAFWAEKNGGALAILKYEDARTAANPAEAISDFLESLYDGAAEKANWPAEDLKHIYR, via the coding sequence ATGATCACGCTTCCACCGCTTCCCTATGCCGACTGGTCCGATACCAAGGACACGCTCCACCTCTTCCTGCAGATCATCGGCAAGATCAGGCTGAAAGCCCACCCCAAGCTGAACCACTGGTGGCATGTGACGCTCTATCCGCATGCGCGCGGCCTGACGACAGGACACATTCCGTATGAGGACAGCGGTTTTGACATCCTCTACGACATGTTCGACCACGAGATCATCGTCAGCCGCAATGACGGACGGCAGTCCTCCTTTTCCGTTCCCGGACTTAACGTTTCGCAATTCTACGAAACCCTGTTTTCCCACCTGAGTGATCTCGGCATTTCCGTTGCGATCGTGGCTGTTCCCTATGACAACAAGTCGAAGACCCCGTTCCGGGAAGACCACGCGCCGCGTGCCTACGACACGGCGGCGGTATCCGCTTTCTGGAAAGCGCTGTGCGCGATCTCGAGCGTGTTTGAGGACTATCGCTCCCGTTTCGTCGGCAAGCAGACCCCGGTCCAGCTCTACTGGCATTCCTTCGATCTGGTCGTCACACGCTTTTCAGGGCGTGCCCACCCGCTTGAAGGCGGCACCCAGTCCGACAGGGAAGCCTATTCGCACGAGGTCATTTCGATCGGTTTCTGGCCGGGCGATGACAGTTTCCCTGAACCCGCGTTCTACGGCTACGCCTATCCGGAGCCGGAGACGATGAACGAAGCGCCGCTGCGACCTGCAAGTGCCTTCTGGGCCGAAAAGAACGGCGGTGCGCTGGCCATCCTCAAATACGAAGATGCCCGCACGGCGGCAAACCCGGCAGAAGCGATCTCGGATTTCCTTGAAAGCCTTTACGATGGGGCAGCGGAAAAGGCGAACTGGCCCGCCGAAGACCTGAAGCACATTTACCGCTGA
- a CDS encoding enolase C-terminal domain-like protein, translating into MSEPHPAISGCRVRPVLAPLAIPHKTASGTLEAAPLVLIDITAEDGVTGSAYIFAYTPAALEPLSVLTRNIIDGLSGEAGGPAEISALLDARFRLLGNQGLVAMAIAGIDMALWDAAAKRAGKPLSLLIGGSSGPVRVYDSLGQMPPDETAREVEASLERGFRAFKVKAGHPDVGVDVAVIRAIRKVAGAGTWVAADFNQAFGVEEAVRRMNTLDDEGLAWIEEPVHATDHDGHAAVRAAIRTPVQTGENWWGVSDMRKSLAAGASDIVMPDVMKIGGVTGWQAAAHIAQEQSLPVASHLFLEISAHLLTATPTASILEWFDVAGTLLTSTPAVKDGHTVPWGEPGIGIVWNENAISKLTG; encoded by the coding sequence ATGAGTGAACCGCACCCTGCCATTTCCGGTTGCCGCGTCAGGCCCGTGCTGGCGCCCCTTGCAATACCGCACAAGACCGCGTCCGGAACCCTTGAGGCCGCGCCCCTGGTGCTGATCGACATCACGGCGGAAGACGGCGTCACCGGCTCCGCCTACATCTTCGCCTATACGCCGGCGGCGCTGGAGCCGCTTTCGGTTCTGACCCGGAACATCATCGACGGCTTGTCGGGTGAGGCCGGCGGCCCGGCAGAGATAAGTGCCCTGCTGGATGCCAGGTTCCGCCTGCTCGGCAATCAGGGCCTGGTTGCAATGGCGATCGCCGGGATCGACATGGCTCTATGGGATGCGGCGGCCAAACGTGCCGGCAAGCCGCTGTCATTGCTGATCGGCGGCAGTTCCGGTCCCGTGCGTGTCTATGACAGTCTCGGTCAAATGCCGCCGGACGAGACCGCGCGCGAGGTTGAAGCCTCGCTGGAGCGTGGCTTCCGCGCCTTCAAGGTCAAGGCGGGTCATCCCGATGTCGGTGTCGATGTCGCCGTGATCCGTGCGATCCGGAAGGTGGCAGGGGCGGGCACCTGGGTTGCGGCCGATTTCAATCAGGCGTTCGGCGTTGAGGAGGCGGTGCGCCGCATGAACACGCTCGACGACGAGGGCCTCGCCTGGATCGAGGAACCCGTTCACGCGACCGACCACGACGGACACGCCGCCGTGCGCGCGGCGATCCGGACGCCCGTTCAGACGGGCGAGAACTGGTGGGGCGTTTCGGACATGCGGAAATCCCTTGCCGCGGGCGCGTCGGATATTGTCATGCCGGACGTGATGAAAATCGGCGGTGTGACCGGATGGCAGGCAGCGGCCCACATTGCGCAGGAACAATCCCTTCCCGTTGCGAGCCATCTTTTCCTTGAGATTTCCGCCCATCTCCTGACTGCGACACCGACCGCCTCGATCCTTGAGTGGTTCGACGTGGCAGGAACCCTTCTCACCAGCACACCGGCGGTGAAAGACGGCCATACCGTTCCCTGGGGCGAACCGGGCATCGGCATAGTCTGGAACGAAAACGCTATCTCGAAGCTGACCGGGTGA
- a CDS encoding dimethylmenaquinone methyltransferase, translating to MSVTINTAAATLTFEEIEAWREIAVSIAVDLLPEQQVDPAIRPQTFGGQPVHLLGTALTVAVSPPDFGAVIHALDHVRAGDVLVIAAGGQTENAMIGEILGGHLREKGCAGIIVDGAVRDIDILGNWPDFPVFSRSITPRGPVGAERGEINGSVSFGGCTINPGDLVIGDRDGLIALPPELARARLDDARAKLALEDNWIKGLRSGKPATEVFGL from the coding sequence ATGAGCGTCACAATCAACACCGCAGCGGCGACGCTGACCTTTGAGGAAATCGAAGCATGGCGGGAGATCGCCGTCAGTATCGCCGTTGACCTTCTGCCTGAGCAGCAGGTTGATCCGGCAATCCGCCCGCAGACCTTCGGCGGACAACCCGTGCATCTTTTGGGGACGGCCCTGACGGTTGCCGTCTCGCCGCCCGATTTCGGAGCCGTCATACATGCGCTTGATCACGTGCGCGCGGGTGACGTTTTGGTCATAGCCGCCGGCGGCCAGACGGAAAATGCCATGATCGGTGAGATCCTTGGCGGTCATTTAAGGGAAAAAGGATGTGCGGGTATCATCGTTGACGGTGCGGTTCGCGATATCGACATACTCGGAAACTGGCCGGACTTTCCCGTCTTTTCGCGCAGCATCACACCGCGCGGTCCGGTCGGGGCCGAGAGAGGTGAAATCAACGGTTCGGTCAGTTTCGGCGGGTGCACGATCAACCCTGGCGACCTTGTCATCGGAGACCGGGACGGCCTGATTGCCCTGCCGCCGGAGCTTGCACGCGCCCGGCTTGACGATGCCCGTGCGAAGCTGGCGCTTGAAGACAACTGGATCAAGGGCCTCCGAAGCGGCAAACCGGCAACGGAGGTTTTCGGGCTTTAG